Within Hydractinia symbiolongicarpus strain clone_291-10 chromosome 11, HSymV2.1, whole genome shotgun sequence, the genomic segment TTCAACACACCCGCTAGAAGTTTGAAAAGTATCCTCGTTCTTTTTGAAGAAGAACAACCATACAAAAGAGATACAACAAGAGTTTATAATCCTAAAATTGAAAAGGTATCTGTGATAGTAGAAGGAAAGCCGAGTCACCTATACGCTCAGGGAATGAAACCTTTTGAGCAATATGATGAAATTTCTCGTTTCTTCGCAGCAGGTAAACTGAAAGACGTTGCAGATGTTTCGAATTTGACTGATATGAACATTGGTGAGTACTTGACTGACAAGTATGCGTTGTGACTAGATTTCAGGACAATTGATGAAAATAAGCTGCATGGAACAGGACGAAGAATAGAAAATTCTAGTGAAGGTATCACTttacagataaaaaagaaagcagGAAACCTAAATGCTTACATCTATCTGAtaatggatgctcaattaaacattaaaaatggagAATTTGTTTCTGTCTTATAGTAAATGGAGTACATGAAAGAACATCACACTGCGTTATTTGTTGGTCCGACTGGATGTGGAAAAACAGAATGTGTACTCTTTGATTTCATCATTATCATATGTACAACGTTGAGATGGAATAAAACATACAGAGATACAAAGTGGTTTTGGAATGACCCCTATGTGATTTTAATCGAGCCAGAAGACCGTTTGTATGATTGGATCAAGAAAATGAATGGTTTCTGTGCGGGATATAAAACTTTGTTTCTGATTAATGACATTATTGCAGACAGCAGTCTGGTTAAGAAAAGACAGCCCTTACTTGATTTAGCCATATCCGGACGTCATAGAAATCATTCATTATGGTTACTTACCCAGAGTTATACCACAATACCTAAAAAATTACGTCGACAGGCAAAAATGTTGCATGTTTGGTATCCAAGGGATAGGGATGATTTAAATACTATCCATAAAGAGAATAATGTTACTAAGGAAGAAGAATTTAGCCAAGTTAAAGAAAAACTGGAGGAAGGAAAGCATACTTGTCTAGTAATGTATAAGGTTTACCAGTAAGTGTTCTTGTGGTTTTGTTACAGATTTGTTGTAACAAAACTAACAAGAGATTGCAAAACTGTTGGTAGTCTCTTATAAGACACCTATCAAGAGATCTATAGCATCCTGTCAACATCCTATAAGACACCTATCAAGAGATTGTAAGACACCTATCAAGAGATTGTAAGACATCTGTCAAGAGATTGCAAGAGAACATAAgaaatttataacaaatataagaaaattattGAATACATCAACTTCATCTTATTAGCCACTATATTCTCAGCGATTTTGTATGTTGGCTTTCGTCTCAGAAAATATCTCACGTCAATTATAATGACAGAAGTATTAATAGATAATATAATTGATATTTCGGGTGAAGATGACTCCAAAAAGCCGAAATTgcttaaatgtgttttaacagGTATTGGTGGAATCACGACTACATTGATTAAAAGGTATTAGAAGAAACTCACcaaagtcatgaaattatatgatatATTGTAAGCCCTGCAATAGCCGTTTTCGAGACTGGTATATCTAAAGCATTAAAGGATAACAGGGTTGACTATAATGAACTTCGGGTCTTAGGAGGCGTATACTACAAAGCTTTAGAAAAGGTGATCTCAACAGATAGAAAGATGGAGACCAAAACACGTAACTAATTTGAAAACAGTATGATCGCTGAGTAAAAAAAAGTCTAAGCCCCCAAGAACAAGGCTAGTAATGTGCGCCTGCTTACCGGTTGCGTAtcattattcaaaaattatcaTTCGTAATAGAAATGACTGAGCTTCAAGAAATTTATTATCAACCACAGTATTTGTGGAAGGGACAAAAGGCtgttacatttttgaaaagcatGAGCAAGTAGAAGCCAAAAGCGATTAAACAATGGCtttcaaaacaagcattttggcaagtgcATTTACCTagtccaaaacatgttgaaagacctcATTGTGATGTGACTACTCCTAATGAATTACATCAGTTCGATCTACTCTACATGCCGGGTGACAAACTGTATGgtaataagtacattttgtctggAATTGACGTTGCTTCACGATATAAGACAGCAAGGCCATTGAGAACACAACAGGCCAAGGAGGTTGCTGAAATGATTAATGATATTTACAAGGGTGCTCCTTTAACGTTTCCAAAGACATTTCAGTGTGACAATGGTGGCGAGTTTAAATCAGATGTGACAAAATTGTTAGAGAAGCATAACGTAGAGATAAGGAGAGCAAcgacaaaatataagcatacccACACTGCGTTTGTTGAAGCGTTGAACAAGGTACTTtctgaaaatttattcaaaatacaaaatgCTCAAGAACTTAACGACAATGAAAatgtatcatctacatgggttaaacaTTTATGTAAGCTGATTGAGAGACTAAATAacacaaagacgcagatgactGACAATCCTAAAGAAGCCATTAAAATGAAAGAAGTGCCTTTAGTTAAACGAGAGAGTTATCCACCTGAAGAGAAGTTACCACAGGATGGGCTGTATAGATATTTgctacaacctggtgaagaaCATGCTGATAGCAAGAAAAGAGAGACTGATAGAATATGATCAAAGAAGACTTATCGGTTAAATGAAGTAATACAGAAACCTGGTAACCGGGTCATGTATTACCTTCAAGATGGACTTGAACGGGCTTTTGTGAAAGAAAAGCTCATGTTAATACcggaagatacagaattacctcctgattatgtacAAAATTGGtgagaaaaatgatttaaagaaattatatcagaaatatattggAATGCTGTCACATAGACCAACTATTATGCAATTACATAAcgataaaatcaaagaaatttccGCTGCCGAAGATCGAATTCCTTCATTAAAAATCGAACTCCAGACATTGGGGGATAGGGTATCCAACATTGTAAAACACAAAGAACATACTCTCAGATTTACACAGATCAAAAAGGAGAACGACGTAATTTCTAACATGAGAATGAAATATTATTTGGATGGTTGTTTTCTGCTGAACAAATATATGGAATTAGATAGGAAGACTAAATCTCGTGCAGGTCTTGATATGTTGATGAAAAAAGAGTTTAACCTGAATATTAATAGAAAAAATGATATTTACCATTTATTTCGCTCAGTCGTAGATCCGTACTATGCCTGTGTGGATGAAGACAACGTAAATGATGAAAATTACTGTTATAACTGTCAATCCTTTCGCGTACGGGATAAGTTTATCATGGGTTGTCCTAAATGCGCTAGCAAAGTACCCTCAGATTGTTattgaaacatttaaaaaggaGATCAAACGGTAACGCAAGGAGGATTGTATGGAAAAGCTCACAGAAAATGATGTCAGGCGTTATCTCAAAAAGAACAAAGGAAAAAATGTCAAATTCTATGATAACAGCACCATGATCCTATGGATGGTAACTGATATTCAGCCACTCCAGATGACGGACGAAATGGAGGCTGAGTTGCAAAATATGTTTAAGGCTATGCAAGGAACTATAAGTATAAGAACGGCCTTCGTAATTCATATAGTTACCCCTACATACTTTATAAGTTTTGCCAGATATTGGGTTATAACGAATTCCTAGCTAGGTTCAGGTTACACAAAGATGAAGGGCGGATTATCAAGCATGACTGAATCTGGAAAAAATCTGTGAAGAAAATGGTTGGAAATTTATCAAGTCATACTTATATTGAATATCTGTACCGGGGAGAATGTAGTACTAACGTATGTAAGTAACACACGTTAGCTTTCGATTacaattaaaaatgacttaaagaaatatatattatatataataagaTGCAAACAAGTTACAAGTCAATGAATGTTCAACCTTTGAGAAAACTTTGTGCCTCTCGAAAGATTAAATATTGCTATCTGATGGGTAAAACTAAAATGATCGAGATCCAATGACAAAGATCCAACTTTTGTTCTTGACCAAGACAGAAAATGGTTTTCTAGCAAATGTCATTTAAAATGGACAAAAAACAATCGAGAAAAATATCTCGgctatcataaaaaatattatgctaTAGGAAAAATTAAATTGCTTTTGGTTACATAATtaaacatatttaaataataaaaaataataaagttgataataaaatgacttataaaataataagataAATGAGTTTTAGGAATTTAAAAGTTGTAGTATTAAAGTCTCTTGCGAAAGAGCGTGGCCTTAGCGGCTATTCAAAACTTAGAAAAGCTGAGTTGATTGAATTATTAGAAGCGAGTGATCGTATGCCCACCCATAGACCGATAAGGTATAACAAACCTATTCCAGCTCACAAACCGAGAACTAAAAAATATGCTTCTGTCCGCCCTGTTAAGATTATTCCTAGTCCACAAGACATGGATTTATTTGAACAGCAAGAAATGATTAAAAATAGACCTCAGGTAAAGAGCGAATTGAATGAATGGAGGGACTGGTTAGTAAACCATATACCTAAAACTATTAAAGACAAAGCTAGTGGATATTTCAAGACCTTTAGGTTATGGAAttgtataaaaagtttaaagggGGGGGACGACACTATTGTGGATTCGATCTATGAAGAACAGAAAAGACGCTATAATGATGTTGTTCGAGAATTAAACGAACGACGACAAATCTACTTAATTGAAAACCATCCAAGATCAAACCGATATGAGGTTACTGGCAATTTGAACAATGAcctatcaaaaatgattttCAACCGAATTAAACAAGATATTGAAATGCGTCCCAGGattgtttacagttttacaGCTCGAATTTATAGGGGGGAATGGAGAAAAAATGTACACTATGAAAAAACACTAcctacttttgatgagacgacgaatgaaagcagtttattcgccggcaaccGATAACCtactatttcccgtaaaacccaggctcggcccgtatagtcgaatgtatacaaagaaagtacccaaggagtaaactcatttcccgaacgatttttaaaattattttttcaccacaaaaacccatgagacttgtagttttcaaaaatgtgttcatttttgatgagacgccgaatgaaagcagtttaatcgccggcaactgaaaacctgcgacttcccgtaaatccctggcgcgtcacgtatagtcgaaagtatacaaaaaaagtacccagggagtaaactcatttcccgaacgatttttaaaattattttttcgccactaaaatccctgagacttgtagttttcaaaaatgttttcaaagttgatgagacgccgaatgaaagcagtttaatcgccggcaaccgaaaaccttcgacttcctgtaaatcccgggctcggcccgtatagtcgaatgtatacaaagaaagtacccaaggaataaactcatttcccgaacgatatttaaaattattttttcaccacaaaaacccatgagacttgtagttttcaaaaatgtgttcatttttgatgagacaccgaatgaaagcagtttaatcgccggcaactgaaaacctgcgacttcccgtaaatcccgggctcggcacgtatagtccaatgcatacaaagacagtacccagggagtaaactcatttcccgaacgatttttaaaattattttttcaccacttaaacctatgagacttgtagttttcaaaagtgtttttatttttgatgagacgccgaatgaaagcagtttaatcgccggcaaccgaaaactcgcgattttccgtaaatcccgagctcggtccgtatagtcgaatgtatacaaaaaagtacccagggagtaaactcatttcccaaacgatttttaaaattgttttttcaccactaaaacccatgagacatatagttttcaaagatgtgttccttattgatgagacgccgaatgaaagcactTTAATCCCCGGCacccgaaaacccgcgatttccgtaaatcccgggctcggtccgtttagtcgaatttatacaaagaaagtacccagggagtaaactcatttcccgaacgatttttaaaattattttttcaccgccaaaaaccatgagacttgtagttttcaaaaatgttttcatgttatgAAAAGAAGTAGGCttagaaataaatacttaaaaaatagaACAGAAGAAAATAGATTAGCTTTTaatcaacaaagaaatatttgtgtCACACTATTTCGAAAAGAAAATTATGATTATTACAACAatctaaatgttaaaaaaattaccgataacattttggaaaactataaAACCTTTCTTGTCTGATAAAGGACCATCGACCCAAATTATAACACTGATAGAAAGAGAAGAAATCATATCGGATGATGAAAAGGTTGCAAAAATTTTCAACACTTTTTCACGAATATTGTAAAAAATCTGGATCTTACAATATCTGACACAATCCTTGTAATTTGTTCAAACATAGATGGCCCTGTTCTGAAGGCTATTAAACGATATGAAAACCATCCAAGTATactgaatataaaaagaaacattgGTGATTACAATCCTGGTTTTTCCTTCAATCATGTAGAAAAAGCTGAAATCAGGAGAGAGATACGAAATTTGAATATTCATAAGGCATGCCAAGAAACCGATataccaacaaaaataattaaggaAAACGAAGATCAGTATTTAGAAATTTTACATTTCTCTGTTAACTCTGCAATTGATCTGTTTAAATACCCAGAATTTTTGAAAAGGGCAGATGTGACaccactttttaaagaaaaagacagaTCTGGCAAATCAAACTACAGACCTAAAGCATTCTTAGTAAcctttcaaaaatctttgagaAATGTCTGTATCGTCAgattgaaaattattttaaccgaTACTTAAGCAAGTTTCAGTATGGATTTAGGAAAGGCTACAGTGCTCAGCACTGTCTCACTGTTAtgcttgaaaaatggaaaaaggctGTTGTGAAAGGTAAAGCATGTGGAGCCCttctgactgatttatctaaagcaTTTGACTGTCTCCTACATGATTTACTGATCgcaaaacttcatgcatatggATTTGACATATATTCCCTACACCTAATTATGAGTTATGAGAGTGGAAGATTTCAAcgagtaaagataaaaaatattgtttggcgTTCCGCAAGGATCTATTCTAGGCCCgttactttttaacatatttatctGCGATCTTTTCTCagttgaatttgattttaatgacaTTGAATTTGCGAGCTATGCAGACGACACAACCCCATATGTTATCGGTAATGAATCAAAGGAAGTCGTTACTAAACTTCAATACATGTctaaaaaagtgtttacatggTTTGACAATAATGCAATGAAAGCAAATGATGACAAGTGCCATTTGCTTTTAAGCGATAACGAAATATTAAGTGCACAGATAGGCAACTCAGTAATAAAAAGCAGCACTCATAGGCGCCTACTTGGAGTCATTATCGATAACAAACTTAAATTTGATCTGTATGTGTCTAAACTTTGTGCAAAAGCGAGTCAGAAACTAAATGCGCTTACAAGGATGACATCTTTTATGAACTTTAATAAGAAGTAACTATTAATGAATTCCTTCGTAATTTCGCAATTCAATTACTGCCCTCTAGTTTGGATGTTTCACAACAGGGCTTTAAACAATCGTATTAATCGAATACATGAAAAAGCACTTCGGATAGTCTATAGTGACAGTTCTTCTTCCTTCGCAGACCTTCTTCATAAGGACAGCTCTGTTACGGTACACCAACCAACCTACAATCTCTTGCAACTGagatgtacaaaataaaaaatgacatggctccagaaataatgcaagatatttttcctgtttaCAATCCAAATTACAATCTAAGAAATAATCGAGAATTTACTGGCCGTAATGCTAAATCAGTTTACTATGGTGCAGAAACTTTATCCTTCATCGGTTACAACATCTGGCAACAAATTCCGGTAAGAATCAAAGAAATGTCATCCTTGCAATCCTTTAAATCCCAAATTAAAACGTGGGTACCAAACTGCTCCTGCAgactatgtaaaaaatacatccCACAAATTGGCTTTATATGACTCGCGGATGTACTCTCGCTAATTTCATATTTGCTTATACACTTACTTAATTTATACAACcacaaatgttttttcttaaaaaattgtatatatctaaaaatattttatgccttatatttatactgtatatttttgatgagatgccgaatgaaagtagtttaatcgccggcaaccgaaaactcgcgattttccgtaaatcccgggctcggcacgtatagtcgaatgtatttaaagacagtacccagggagcaaatgCTGTAGGGGCGCTATTGATTGATTTGAGTAAAGCATTTGATTGTGTGGATCATAATCAGTTAATAGCGAAACTACATGCATATGGTTTCTCAAGAAGTGCTTTAGGTTTTTTCAAGGAGTTATCTCACCAATCGGTTTCAAAGAGTCGGAATTGATGGCTATTTCAGCTTGTGGAAAGAGATTATTAGTTGCGTTCCCCAAGGTTCGATTCTGGGTCCACTTTTATTCAATATTAATATAAatgatttaatgtttattttaaatgatagaGCTGATGTGAAAATTTGTAATTACGCAGATGATAATACACTTTATAcatatggaaaacaatttgaggaGATAAAGTTATGTTTAGAAAGTGCTTTTTCAACTGTTAGCACATGGTTTTTCAATAACGGGCTTCAGTTAAATTCTGAGAAGTGCGAACTGCTCATTTtgggaaaatcaaaaaaacaaagattctgttactttaaatttgaaaaataatatattacaagAGTCTCCATACGTAAATTTGTTAGGTATAATTCTTGACAATCAGCTTTCTTCCAGGCAACATGTTCTTCCATTATGTAAGAAGGCTAATGCCAAGATCAATGCCCTAAAACGTATATCACCATATATGTCTAATTATAAGCGAAATGTTATAgctaattcatttatttatagcaTATTTAATTACTGGCTTCTTATATGGGGATTTTCAAGTAGAAATCTACTACATAAAGTTAActctattcggtccgggggggggcggattccgcctcccctgacggttttttttaataactcctgactGCTTTCTTAAATGGCtacgatacttactgagtttcaacatttatctattagacacctgcatgctaaatttttaggtcccatacctttcagaggctttgatataggtcattactcgaaactacccctaaaatctctatgaaatccttataatggggaaaatataataactcctgttaggattatccttagaacttgaaacttgcaacacaactttgtttcatcaagaagaatcattttgaataactttgacacgtgactaatccgatttcccgattttgtcggattttacccgaaaatcgaaaaaaacggattttcgggcaatttttggcaagtTTTAATCTGATCAATGTAAAAAcgggaagatatgttaaaaaaaatttatttagctttcagaaacttcaaacagaaggTAAAagttcgctctagaacaaaagtaattatattgtaagcagatagtggcattttttacaattttcaagcttctgatgacgtcacagaaaatgtgctgacgcaagcaaaaatttatttccgccattgtgttccttttatgacgtactataagtgtgccaagtttgattcaatttgaacaatcctatgaaaagttattgagggggggcggaatccgcccgtTTAGGacagtcgattttaattagccCAAGGCTAACATATTTaaactattcttttttttaatgtatctagcatgttttattgtatattgtatatcgactttaaagaaagaataaataaaataaataaataaataaataaataaagtcatttctcgaacgatttttaaaattattttttcaccacaaaaacctTTCTAAAAAACACGTTTAAACTCTCATAAAACATATCATACAGAATTTGACTTGTGACATCATAGCTGTTCATCACAAAAATCATGCTGTGTTTATCGATGCATATTAAAGAATGCTGCCAATGAGGAAATTCCCCGCACACACGCATCCtctaataataatcaaaaatcaacgcatgcgcagtaagaTGTGAACAATATGTTGAGTAAGGGAAATCCCCTACTTGCTTGGCAAACACCGGCACCACTTCAAAACAATCTGTACATAATAAATGAGTTGGTTTAAGAATGGAATCAGCAAACTCTATAGCACCGTGTCGGCACCAGTGGCAGCAACTTGCGAAGCTCTTGCCGATCGATTACAGAATGTGAGGGATACCGTTGCCTTCTACTATAACAAggcaaaggaacaaatttcGGGAGGTACAACGCTTCACGACAAGATCGAACAGGAGGCAAGGGAAGACTACACGGAAGATATTCAAGGCCGCGTGGACGATATCCAGATGCTGGAGGTCAAAACATGGCGGTTCAACAAGCATTTGAACCAACCTCTAAAGGATCGGATTATGCGAAATATTACGCCACACATAGAAATGCGCGTTAAGGTTGTGTATAGCTTCGGCTGTGATATTTACCAAGGTGGAGGTGGTGTATCTTTATATCACAAAACTGAGAGCTCCGGGTCGCCGTCAAGTATAGAGGAAATCGAAGCGTTCGTTGAAGAATGAATCCCAGGAGCATACGAAAATTGTTTTCAAGGTGATAAGCACACGTGAGCCACTTTTGGGATGCAGCCCTCTCCCAGATTGGCTGCGAAACAAGAGGTGCATATACGCCATGGATGACGAAGATGCTAGAACGGACAACTTATGCTTTTGGAGATGCTTAGCTGTAAAAAAGAGGGTTAACGAAAAACGAGGAACAGAGTTTCTAACAAGGCCAGCCCTCACGTTAGCCCAAAAGTACTACGAGGACCCTAAGCTTAAGCGTCTTCGTATGCTGGACGGGCACTGTTTCTACATCAAGGACTTAGACGTGCTAGCCCAACAGAAATGGGAATGCGAGGTATGCAAACAACTGTTTACCAAAAGCAGCCACCTATCATGACATTAAAGGAACGAATGGGAGGGCGTCAAGACGACGATTATCTGTAAGGGCGGGAAGGTGAAACGTATGCCGAGCAAGGCGGAGAAGGTATTTTATGATGAGGGTTTTACCTACAATGCCTCAAAATGGGTGGAATACATGTCGAAGCAAGCCGGAAGGCATATTCATCACGCGCTATGCGGGCACGGAGGAGAACGCGTTATCCGCGATAGTAAAGGAAAGGAGTTGAAAGTTGACGGCTATCAGCCTATTTCAAAGACTGTCTATGAATACAACGGTTGCAAATGGCACGTGTGTCCCCGTCAGCCTGAGAGAATCGACGCGGACAAGGCTCGGTACGGTGCAACCCTGTCTAAGGAAAGGATGATACGGGAACAGGGCTACGGCCTCGTCACAGCTTGGGAATATGAGAAACCACCCAAAATCAAGAGGTACTTTACGAAAGAATTCGGGCCTTATCCTCACTACCTGGTAtttgatttcgaggccctcCTAGCACCTTTAAACTACCAGCAAACATCTGATTTAACATACCTCTCGAGACATGTTCCTGTAAGTGTTGGTATTGACGATAGCTTGAATAACCACCCGACCTTCATTGAGCACGAGAATCCCAAGGTCTTGGTTAAACAGTTTGTGGAGCTGCTGGAAAAGAGGCATGCCCTCATTGTGGAAGAAATAGGGGGAATGTACCCCAAGCCTGACGATTTCGACATGGTAGGTGTAATTGGGTTTAACAGCGGCAAGTACGACATCAACCTGatcaagcggtattttgtcgaaGAGATCGCGCAGAGAGCGATAAGATCAGGGTGGCTAAGAAAGACAACgactatattttttaaatttatagacATTAAAAATTTCCTTGCTCCCCGGCTGAGCTATGCCTGTTGGTGCAAATCGTTGCAATGTAAGCTCCAAAAACTCATGTATCCGTATGAGTGGCTAACGAGCCACGACAAGCTGAACCATGTTGGGCCTGTCGCGCACGAGAACTTCTATAGCCGGCTAGGTGGGAAAAACACGCTATCTCCTGAAGAGTACGGGACATTCTGCGCTGAGTTTTACAAAgaggctgcgtcaccatgatggGCTGTTTGCGCGAGTACAATCTAGCCGACGTGGAACCTTTCATTGAAGCCGTGGATAAGACGAGGCTGCAGTATTTAACCGACAAGATTGATATTTTGAAGTATGCGGTCAATATCTCAGGTGTATCAATGCGGTACGTGTTGAAAAAATCCCTACGGTTGAATCCCAAGCTAGAGCTATACGCTCATGAGACCCATGCAGGCACAGGTGCAAGGAATCTTCTACACCAGGAGTTGTAAGAGTTGTAAGGAGGTACAGAAAGCATGTGAAAAATGTACGAGGAATGAGGCCTACAAGCTCCTACAGACGGGATGGTTGGTGGCCTTGCGATCGTATTCTGTAGATACCACGTAcgagacgtgacgggtatcagatctcacGTGTACAGCAAACCCCACAAGTGCAAGACCATTCTTGGATATGACGCAAACATGCTCTACCCGAGTACCTTAATGCAAGACTTTCCCTGTGGGAAGGAACAGCTGATCAAGGTGTCTGCACCGACATCAGCACATAACTTAGAGCCACTGAAGCGGGGTGTGCGAGATGGAACCCTCTTTGGATTTGCGCAGGTTGATATCGAGGTACCTGAGGATCTGCGTGACAAATTcagcgaagaaaaaaaaaattcatactgTCTACAAAAGCTTAATCggatgtcaaaaacaaaacaatagaaATAACCCCAAATGGGGCACACCCTTTAAATTATACAAAGATCGTTCCTCTTCTCATATTGCATGTGGCCTTCTTGtaaaaaattatactttatGGGCATAGAAATGTCCCCACACTATCCTAAACGTTCACTAAGTGGCTTGTCACATCATAATTTGTGCTAAAAAAGATCCCTAATATTGACCACTAAGGTAAGCTATAAATagctataaaaaaatgaataacaaCCTAACTCATAGTTTAGCTGGCTAGAATTTGCTAGCTACGGTAGGagctaagacacccagttaatTATAGTTTAATTGGGGAGACGCTTATCCTTAATAAAACACataatataaagagaaacaatgtTATGTAAAAATTACGACATTTGCAGTGAGCTCAACAAACTAAAATTTTCTGTTTCGCACACAAATTTGTTTGCTAGCCAGCTGACACCTtagtgtagcattttgaattttagaataaactagtcgataaggccagtggaaaaatccacttaggcaggagaacaatggaaaaaatacAGAttgttttaggatttttgctgacgtcagcagtgcatatgcatgatatcttttaaagaatttttttaacctgttgcttgtaatgtgtagagcttaaaacgctgatcaagaa encodes:
- the LOC130613559 gene encoding uncharacterized protein LOC130613559 translates to MQDIFPVYNPNYNLRNNREFTGRNAKSVYYGAETLSFIGYNIWQQIPVFSRSYLTNRFQRVGIDGYFSLWKEIISCVPQGSILGPLLFNININDLMFILNDRADVKICNYADDNTLYTYGKQFEEIKLCLESAFSTVSTWFFNNGLQLNSEKQHVLPLCKKANAKINALKRISPYMSNYKRNVIANSFIYSIFNYWLLIWGFSTFRNFKQKVKVRSRTKNLTCDIIAVHHKNHAVFIDAY